The following proteins are co-located in the Pomacea canaliculata isolate SZHN2017 linkage group LG10, ASM307304v1, whole genome shotgun sequence genome:
- the LOC112574416 gene encoding ankyrin repeat domain-containing protein 29-like has translation MMSLKKEMPVDQQLHLAALQGNLDHLRNILSTGEVHVDCKDKEGTTPLILAAANNHFDCVVELLNQGADPNARRLTGTCALFFAAQGGFIDIVRLLLEHNAIVDLPSFDGGTPLFVACQCNHQDVVEELLGHGADIHSQMVDGATPLFITAQNGHCKLLRYLISQGTDVNLRRKDEASALWIASQMGHADVAKELLEAGAQLDAVREDGATSLFKACHKGHADVVEVLLKHKPYLGVLKNGETPLHAAALFGHLKVVSLLLAAGMDPELVNKEGQTASELASEAGFDYITRFIEKFLQTNDASLPATNGLIDD, from the exons ATGATGTCACTAAAG AAGGAGATGCCAGTTGACCAGCAGCTGCATTTGGCTGCACTTCAAGGTAACCTGGATCATCTCAGAAATATTCTTTCGACTGGGGAAGTCCATGTTGACTGCAAGGACAAG GAGGGAACAACTCCGCTTATTCTTGCTGCTGCCAACAACCACTTTGACTGTGTGGTTGAGCTTCTGAACCAGGGAGCAGATCCCAATGCCAGGAGGCTG ACAGGTACGTGTGCACTGTTCTTCGCTGCACAGGGAGGATTTATTGATATTGTAAGGCTTCTATTGGAGCACAATGCCATCGTTGACCTACCCAGCTTT GATGGTGGAACACCATTGTTTGTAGCATGCCAGTGCAACCACCAGGATGTTGTAGAGGAACTGCTAGGCCATGGGGCAGACATTCACTCACAGATGGTGGATGGAGCCACACCCCTCTTCATTACAGCTCAAAATGGTCATTGTAAACTCCTCAGATACCTTATCTCCCAGGGAACAGATGTCAATCTGAGACGAAAG GATGAAGCCAGTGCCCTCTGGATTGCTTCCCAAATGGGTCATGCAGATGTAGCTAAAGAACTTCTAGAAGCTGGTGCACAGCTTGATGCAGTGCGAGAG GATGGAGCAACATCATTATTTAAAGCTTGTCACAAGGGGCATGCCGATGTTGTGGAGGTGCTGCTGAAACACAAACCATACCTTGGGGTTCTCAAG AATGGTGAGACACCACTTCATGCCGCAGCTCTCTTTGGACATCTTAAGGTGGTTTCTCTCTTGCTAGCAGCTGGCATGGACCCAGAGCTAGTCAACAAG GAAGGGCAAACTGCGTCGGAGTTGGCTTCAGAAGCAGGCTTTGATTACATCACACGATTTATTGAAAAATTTCTTCAAACCAACGATGCCTCTCTTCCAGCAACAAATGGCTTAATTGATGATTGA
- the LOC112574415 gene encoding syntenin-1-like isoform X2, with protein MSLYPSLEDMKVDQLQKAQMQYEQGVTQVAAVGYPNTGNVVPQASSAFSPSLYPSLGDYMGLQLTPEFVQQNMPLVAASYPQELQVGVRQTSTSQALVAPVTGQNNKALLRSEIKPGIREVVLCKDGEGKLGVRVRHVNNGLFVALVQKNSPAALAGLRFGDQILQINGQTVAGWDNDKAHNFIKKLDPERITMAVRDRPFERTITMQKDSNGYIGFVFKEGKIKSIVKDSSAARNGILTDHQLIEVGGQNVVGLKDSEIGEIIDAAGRTITVTIMPSFLFDHIIKCMGNSLIKKLMDSSIPDL; from the exons atGTCTTTGTATCCGTCTCTGGAGGATATGAAAGTTGACCAGCTGCAGAAA GCACAGATGCAGTATGAACAGGGTGTAACACAAGTTGCAGCTGTTGGTTATCCAAATACAGGAAATGTTGTGCCTCAGGCTTCATCAGCATTCTCGCCCTCGCTATATCCCAGTCTTGGTGACTACATGGGCCTTCAGCTTACACCAGAGTTTGTACAACAGAATATGCCACTTGTTGCAGCCAGTTACCCACAG GAACTGCAAGTTGGTGTCCGACAGACCTCCACAAGTCAAGCATTGGTTGCTCCTGTGACTGGACAGAACAACAAGGCCCTCTTGCGTTCAGAAATCAAACCTGGTATTCGTGAGGTCGTCTTGTGCAAGGATGGAGAAGGCAAACTGGGTGTTCGAGTGCGGCATGTTAATAAT GGTCTGTTCGTTGCACTGGTTCAAAAGAACTCGCCAGCTGCGTTGGCAGGATTGCGATTTGGTGATCAGATTCTACAGATAAATGGACAAACAGTAGCCGGCTGGGACAACGACAAAGCCCACAACTTTATCAAAAAGTTGGATCCGGAACGCATTACCATGGCTGTGCGAGACAG gcCATTTGAGAGGACCATCACCATGCAGAAAGATAGCAATGGCTACATTGGCTTTGTCTTCAAAGAAGGCAAGATCAAGTCCATTGTAAAGGATTCCTCAGCAGCCCGCAATGGCATTCTGACAGACCATCAGCTCATTGAGGTTGGAGGCCAGAATGTTGTGGGACTCAAG gattCCGAAATAGGCGAGATCATTGATGCGGCCGGAAGGACAATTACAGTGACAATTATGCCTTCATTTCTGTTTGATCACATTATCAAATG CATGGGAAACAGCCTGATCAAGAAGCTAATGGACAGCTCCATTCCTGACCTGTGA
- the LOC112574415 gene encoding syntenin-1-like isoform X1 yields MFLSFLKEDQKKSFKMSLYPSLEDMKVDQLQKAQMQYEQGVTQVAAVGYPNTGNVVPQASSAFSPSLYPSLGDYMGLQLTPEFVQQNMPLVAASYPQELQVGVRQTSTSQALVAPVTGQNNKALLRSEIKPGIREVVLCKDGEGKLGVRVRHVNNGLFVALVQKNSPAALAGLRFGDQILQINGQTVAGWDNDKAHNFIKKLDPERITMAVRDRPFERTITMQKDSNGYIGFVFKEGKIKSIVKDSSAARNGILTDHQLIEVGGQNVVGLKDSEIGEIIDAAGRTITVTIMPSFLFDHIIKCMGNSLIKKLMDSSIPDL; encoded by the exons ATGTTTCTGA GTTTTTTGAAGGAAGatcaaaaaaaatctttcaagatGTCTTTGTATCCGTCTCTGGAGGATATGAAAGTTGACCAGCTGCAGAAA GCACAGATGCAGTATGAACAGGGTGTAACACAAGTTGCAGCTGTTGGTTATCCAAATACAGGAAATGTTGTGCCTCAGGCTTCATCAGCATTCTCGCCCTCGCTATATCCCAGTCTTGGTGACTACATGGGCCTTCAGCTTACACCAGAGTTTGTACAACAGAATATGCCACTTGTTGCAGCCAGTTACCCACAG GAACTGCAAGTTGGTGTCCGACAGACCTCCACAAGTCAAGCATTGGTTGCTCCTGTGACTGGACAGAACAACAAGGCCCTCTTGCGTTCAGAAATCAAACCTGGTATTCGTGAGGTCGTCTTGTGCAAGGATGGAGAAGGCAAACTGGGTGTTCGAGTGCGGCATGTTAATAAT GGTCTGTTCGTTGCACTGGTTCAAAAGAACTCGCCAGCTGCGTTGGCAGGATTGCGATTTGGTGATCAGATTCTACAGATAAATGGACAAACAGTAGCCGGCTGGGACAACGACAAAGCCCACAACTTTATCAAAAAGTTGGATCCGGAACGCATTACCATGGCTGTGCGAGACAG gcCATTTGAGAGGACCATCACCATGCAGAAAGATAGCAATGGCTACATTGGCTTTGTCTTCAAAGAAGGCAAGATCAAGTCCATTGTAAAGGATTCCTCAGCAGCCCGCAATGGCATTCTGACAGACCATCAGCTCATTGAGGTTGGAGGCCAGAATGTTGTGGGACTCAAG gattCCGAAATAGGCGAGATCATTGATGCGGCCGGAAGGACAATTACAGTGACAATTATGCCTTCATTTCTGTTTGATCACATTATCAAATG CATGGGAAACAGCCTGATCAAGAAGCTAATGGACAGCTCCATTCCTGACCTGTGA